The genomic stretch GTGTTTTTCCTGCGCCGCTTTATAGACGATCATCTCTTTTTCGAGCGCGTTCAGGTTTTTCATCAGCAGCTGGTTGGTGACGTTCACCGGCTGCGCGCCGCTCACGTCGTACATTGGCCCCTGAATAATGTGTTTGCCGTCTTCGGTTACGTACAGCACGCCGCTGTTGGTCAGTACCGTTTTCATCCCAGCGACCGGTGCTGGCTGAATATCGCTGCCGGTGACGCCAAGCTTAGCCAGCGACTGTTTGATGGCGGCATCGTCCGCATGGGCGAAACCGGTAAATGAGGCTGCCAGCAGGGTGAACAGCGCGAAAGACTTTTTCATATGTGATCCTGTTACAATTCGTCGGCACTCACGCACGAGGGTGGTGCTGTTGGTGTAGCTGCCGCAGGCGTTCCGTCGCGACATGGGTGTAAATTTGCGTCGTGGAAAGATCGCTGTGCCCCAGCAGCATCTGCACCACGCGTAAATCAGCGCCGTGGTTTAACAGATGCGTCGCGAAGGCGTGACGCAATACGTGCGGCGAAAGCTTTTCACTGTCGATACCCGCCAGTGTGGCGTAATGCTTGATGCGATGCCAGAACGTTTGCCGCGTCATCTGCTGGGCGCGCTGGCTCGGAAACAGGACGTCGATAGACGTACCATTGAGCAGCCACGGACGGCCGTGCTCCAGGTACGTTTCCAGCCAGTAAACCGCCTCTTCCCCCAGCGGAACCAGCCTTTCCTTATTTCCTTTACCAATGACGCGCACCACGCCCTGACGCAGGCTGATGTCGCTCATCGTCAGGCCAACCAGTTCCGAAACGCGCAAGCCGGTAGCATACAATAGCTCAAGCATGGCTTTATCGCGTAACTCCAGCGGCAGGTCAACAGCCGGTGACTGTAATAATCTCTCAACTTGTGCTTCGCTGAGATCTTTCGGCAGCCGCTGCGGAAGCTTAGGGGAAGCCAGCAGCGCGCTGGGATCGTCTTCGCGAATCTTCTCACGGTAGAGATGCTGGAACAGCCGACGCATGGCGCTAAGCAAACGCGCGGAACTGGTGGCTTTATAGCCCCCTGCAATACGTTCCCCAAGCAGCGCCTGCAGGTCGTCACGCTGCGCGCTCGCAAGGGATAACCCCCGGTGCGCAAGCCACTCCACCAGCATGGTGAGATCGCGACGGTAGGCGCTGAGGGTATTCTCGGCCAGATTTTTCTCCAGCCACAGCGCGTCGAGAAACTGTTCGATCAGTGCGAGATCCTTTTCCACATCAGCCCCTTTGATTCTGCAGTCAGGCCATTATGCCTGATTGCGACCGGTTTCTGGTACACTACGCGCATAGTCAAAGCAAGAATTGAGATAGTTACGCGATGAATATTGGTCTGTTCTATGGTTCCAGCACCTGCTACACCGAAATGGCGGCAGAGAAAATTCGCGACATCATTGGCCCGGAACTGGTGACGTTGCATAACCTGAAAGATGACGCGGTCGCGCTGATGGAACAGTACGATGTCCTGATCCTTGGCATCCCAACCTGGGATTTTGGTGAGATACAGGAAGACTGGGAAGCCAACTGGGCTCAACTCGACTCAGTCAACCTCGACGGCAAAATCATTGCCATGTACGGCATGGGGGACCAGCTCGGTTACGGGGAATGGTTCCTGGACGCGCTCGGCATGCTGCATGACAAACTGGCACCGAAAGGAGTGTCGTTTATCGGCTACTGGCCAACCGAAGGTTACGAGTTCACCAGTAAAAAACCGATTATTGCCGACGGCGAGCTGTTTGTTGGGCTCGCGCTGGATGAAACCAACCAGTACGATCTCAGCGATGAGCGCCTGCAAAGCTGGTGCGAGCAGATTCTGGGCGAAATGGCAGAAAAGTTTAGCTAACGCGCATTACCCCTGCGTCGTCTGTTGCAACAGCATCCGGCGCAGGTCTCGCCACTCGGCAGAATCCATACTGTCAGCCGCCAGCCACAGATGCTGGCAACGCCCGCCGTCCACCTTGCGTAACCGTAACATCATGCCGCAGTTGAGCATCCAGGGCATACCAAGAATATCCCACTCTTTACCCTGCCAGCGCAGGCGGGAATCCATCAGTAGCTTGATCTCTCCCTGACGGGCATTAATGCGACGCTGGCTGCGTACGCTGTCAAACACGACAAACGAGAGTAACAACAGCCACAGCGGGGTATAACTCAGCGGCCACGGCATCAGCAACACAAAGGCCGCAACCAGGCCGTGGAGCAATAAAGACATCCACTGCGAGCGCCACGAGACGCGAAGATCAGATTGCCACAGGACCACGTTCCCGATTCCGTGTTTGAATTAATTGCACCATCCGTTGCAACTCGGTGTCGGCGGGTTTGCCGTGGTTCATCAGCCAGTTGAATAAATCCGGATCGTCAGACTCAAGCAGGCGAACAAACAGACGCTTATCATCGTCGCTTAAGCTGTCATACTCATATTCGAAGAAAGGCATGATGGAAATATCAAGTTCACGCATGCCGCGACGGCACGCCCAGTGAATACGGGCCTTGTTGTTAATATCCATGTTCAGTTTCCTGCATTACGTTTGGCACAGTCGGTACCCCGTTCAGTGTTCTTTATTTCTCTACGGGGACACCAGCTAGTGTAACGTGTTTTTGACCGTTCCATTACTGGAATATTGCGATCGCCGAGCAGGCTTCCAGAATAATCCCTACAAAGACAGCGGATTACATTATTTTGCGTAGCGCTACGCATAACCGGTTTAGGGCACAAATGGTCTGTTGAAAGCGCTTGCATTGCCTGCAGGCTCTTTTACCATTAGGCATTATCAAAGCGTTAAGCAATTCAGGATATCGTTATGGCATTTACACCATTTTCTCCTCGCCAGCCCGCCGCCTCTGCGCGTCTGCCGCTGACGCTTATTTCTCTTGATGACTGGGCGCTGGCAACGCTCACCGGTGCCGACGCCGAAAAATATCTGCAGGGCCAGGTGACCGCCGACGTCAGTCAGATGACCGAACACCAGCACCTGCTGGCCGCGCATTGCGACCCAAAAGGCAAAATGTGGAGCAACCTGCGCCTCTTCCGCCGTCAGGACGGCTTTGCCTTTATTGAGCGCCGCAGCCTGCAAGAGGCCCAGCTCAAAGAGCTGAAGAAGTACGCGGTCTTTTCCAAAGTCACTATCGCCCCGGACGACGAACATGTCCTGCTGGGCGTGGCTGGTTTCCAGGCGCGAGCGGCGCTGAAAAATCTCTTCAGCGAACTGCCGGACGCAGAAAAGCAGGTGGTCAGCGAAGGCGCGACCTCCATCCTGTGGTTTGAACACCCGGCGGAGCGTTTCCTGTTAGTCACGGATGCGGCAACGGCCGAACACGTGACCGAAGCGCTGCGCGGCGAAGCGCAGCTCAACAACAGTCAGCAGTGGCTTGCACTGAACATCGAAGCGGGTCTGCCGGTGATTGACGCAGCAAACAGCGCGCAGTTCATTCCTCAGGCAACGAACCTGCAGGCGCTGGGGGGCATCAGCTTTAAAAAGGGCTGTTACACCGGCCAGGAGATGGTGGCGCGAGCAAAATTCCGCGGGGCAAACAAACGAGCGCTCTGGACGCTGGCGGGTCATGCCAGCCGTGTACCTGAAGCGGGTGAAGACTTAGAGCTGAAGATGGGTGATAACTGGCGCCGCACCGGCACCGTGTTAGCCGCCGTACAGCTGGATGATGGAAGTCTTCTGGTTCAGGCCGTCATGAACAACGATATGGAAGCTGACAGCGTGTTCCGCGTGCGTGACGATGCGAAAACGCTGAGCATCGAGCCGTTGCCGTATTCGTTAGAAGAGTAATTGTCTTCAGGTGTATTCCCTCTCCCTTTGGGAGAGGGCCGGGGTAAGGGCAACCGCCCGCACGGTGGAAAAAACTACGCCTGCCCTACGTACAAATAGATCGCCAAAAAGTGGCATACGCTGCCGCCAAGCACAAAGCCGTGCCAGATGGCATGGTTGTATGGGATGCGCTTGCAGACGTAGAAAATCACGCCGAGCGAGTACACCACGCCACCTAAGGCCAGAAGCGTCACGCCCCCTACCGACAGTTTGATTGCCAGTTGATACACCACAATCAGCGACAGCCAGCCCATTGTCAGATAGGTGACCAGTGACAGCACCTTAAACCGGTGCGCGATGGTCAGCTTAAACAGGATCCCCAGCAGTGCCAGGCTCCAGATAACAATCATCAGGCCACGCGACAGCGGTGAGTTGAGCCCCACCAGCAAAAACGGCGTGTAGGTGCCTGCAATAAGAAGATAGATAGCGCAGTGGTCAAATTTCTTGAGCCACATCTTGGCCCGCTGATGCGGGATCGCGTGATACAGCGTCGACGCCAGGAACAGCAGGATCATACTCCCGCCATACAGGCTGTAGCTGGTAATGGCCATCGCGCTGGCATTGGCGTCTACCGCCTGTACCAGCAATAACACTAAACCGACAATCCCAAACACCAGGCCAATACCGTGGCTGATGCTGTTGGCTACTTCCTCAGCCAGCGAATATCCCTGTGCGATTAATGGTCTGCTCACCATACAAAACTCCGGGAAAACAAAAGATGATTATTCATCGCATAACTATGCTAACTGAGAATGATTCCAGTGAACACCTGTTAGCTAAAATAATTTCATTTCAAAATTTATACCTAAAAATCATAGATATAATGAAATCTTTCACCTAACAATTGTTCACATAAAAATTTAATCATTATGAATCAAGAGTATAAAAATGGATCCTGCCCTCCGGGTGCATGTTATGATATGACGATGAGTTCAGAATGAGAGTTATGCCATTGTGAGTATGTTCACCCATTCCGCCATTGCCAGTCTCAATAACCTGGAGATGATGGTCTACAACTATGTCATAAAAAATCGTGATAAAGTGATGTACATGACCATCCGCGAGCTGGCGGATGCGGCAGACGTCTCAACCACCACTATCCTGCGCTTTTGCCGCAAGCTTAACTGCGAAGGGTATTCTGAATTTCGGGTGCGCTTTAAGCTTTATCTTGAACAGAACGAGCCCCAGCAGGCGAATTTCGGTGCCAGTGAAATTATCAGCTTTTTTAAAAGCGTGAATAATGAAGAGTTCGATGCGTTATTAGATAAGGCGGTTGATATTATTTTATCGTCCGAGCGAATTATATTCGTCGGTGCCGGAACATCGGGTTCGCTGGCAAAATATGGCGCACGCTTCTTTTCTAATATCGGGAAATTCAGTAACCATATTGATGATCCTTATTTCCCGGTCACCAATGATATGGCGAAAAATGCGCTGGCGATTGTGCTCTCCGTCTCGGGCGAGACCGAGGAGATCCTGCGCTTCGCCAGCCAGTTCAGCCTGCATCACTGCAAGGTGCTCTCGATAACCAGCCACGAGCACTCGCGTCTCGCAAAACTGGCGGACTTTAATCTCTCCTGGCATGTTCCTCAGACGCGTATTGCAGGCGTCTACGACATCACCACGCAAATTCCCGTCATTTATATTCTGGAATCTCTCGGACGTAAACTGGCGAAGAAACTCACAGAATAAAACACCCTGTTTTTTTGATGTGACAAATCACATTTACTGTGAATTGTTATATCGTGACATTCAATTTCGCTTTGCTAGACTCGATGCCAATAAGCCATTTATTGAGAAGAGCAGCGATGAAAAAATTAACCTTACCAAAAGATTTTTTATGGGGCGGCGCGGTTGCCGCTCACCAGGTTGAAGGCGGCTGGAACAAAGGCGGCAAAGGGCCAAGCATTTGTGACGTATTGACCGGCGGCGCGCACGGCGTCCCGCGCGAAATCACCCAGGAAGTCGTGCCGGGTAAGTACTACCCAAACCACGAGGCCATCGACTTCCACGGTCACTATAAAGAAGACATCAAGCTGTTTGCCGAGATGGGCTTCAAGTGCTTCCGCACCTCTATCGCCTGGACGCGCATCTTCCCGAAAGGTGACGAAACGCAGCCAAACGAAGAGGGGCTGAAGTTCTACGACGACATGTTCGACGAGCTGCTGAAATATAACATCGAACCGGTGATCACCCTCTCCCACTTCGAAATGCCGCTGCATCTGGTGCAGGAGTACGGTAGCTGGACCAACCGTAAAGTGGTCGATTTCTTCGTGCGCTTCGCGGAAGTGGTTTTTGAGCGCTACAAAAACAAGGTCAAATACTGGATGACCTTCAACGAAATCAACAACCAGCGTAACTGGCGCGCGCCGCTGTTCGGCTACTGCTGCTCGGGCGTGGTCTATACCGAACATGAAAATCCGGAAGAGACCATGTATCAGGTCCTGCACCACCAGTTTGTGGCCAGCGCCCTGGCGGTGAAAGCCGCACGCCGCATCAACCCTGAGATGAAAGTTGGCTGCATGCTGGCCATGGTGGCGCTCTATCCATTCTCCTGCAAGCCGGAAGACGTGATGTTCGCCCAGGAATCGATGCGCGAGCGCTATGTCTTTACCGACGTCCAGCTGCGCGGATACTACCCGTCCTACGTGCTGAACGAGTGGGAACGCCGCGGCTTCTCCATCAAAATGGAGGCAGGCGACGAGCAGATCCTGCGTGAAGGTACCTGCGACTACTTAGGTTTCAGCTACTACATGACCAACGCGGTGAAAGCGGAAGGCGGTACCGGCGATGCGATTTCCGGTTTTGAAGGCAGCGTGCCAAACCCGCACGTGAAAGCGTCCGACTGGGGCTGGCAGATCGATCCGGTAGGCCTGCGCTATTCCCTGTGCGAACTGTACGAGCGTTATCAGAAACCGCTGTTTATCGTGGAAAACGGGTTCGGCGCCTACGATAAGGTGGAAGAAGACGGCAGCATCAACGACGATTATCGCATCGACTACCTGCGTGCCCACGTGGAAGAGATGATCAAAGCCGTGACGCACGATGGCGTGGATCTGATGGGCTATACGCCGTGGGGCTGTATCGACTGCGTGTCATTTACCACCGGCCAGTACAGCAAGCGCTACGGCTTTATCTACGTGAACAAGCACGACGACGGCACGGGCGACATGTCGCGTTCCCGCAAGAAGAGCTTTAACTGGTATAAGGAAGTGATTGCCAGCAACGGCGAGAAACTTTAACGCCGGGCGGCGCTACGCTTGCACCGGCCTACGATTGATCCCCTCTCCCTTTGGGAGAGGGTTAGGGTGAGGGGGTTTACTTCCCGCCCGCCAGCTCAATAAAACTGCCCGTTACGTACGACGCCTTCTCGCTCAGCAGCCAGACAATCGCCTGCGCCACCTCTTCCGGCTGGCCGCCGCGCTGCATCGGCAGCAACGATTTCACGCGATCCACTCGCCCCGGCTCTCCGCCGGACGCATGAATATCGGTATAAATCAGACCCGGACGTACGCAGTTGACGCGAATGCCCTGCGCCGCCACCTCCAGCGATAGCCCGGTTGTCAGCGAATCCACCGCCCCCTTCGACGCGGCGTAATCCACATATTCACCCGGCGCGCCCAGGCGCGACGCGGCGGAAGAGACGTTCACTATCGCCCCGCCCTTGCCGCCATGCTTAAAGGACATGCGTTTTACCGCTTCCCGGCAGCAGAGAAAGTAGCCCGTGACGTTGGTCGCCAGAACACGGTTAATGCGCTCTGCGGACAAATTCTCGATAGTCGATTGCTCAAACAGAATGCCCGCATTATTGACCAGCGCACGAAGCGGCTCGCCTTCACGATCGAGGCTGTCAAACATCGCCAGCACCTGGGCTTCATCGCTGATGTCCGCACGTACGGCAAAGGCTTTACCGCCCGCTTCAACGATCTGGTTGATCACATCCGTCGCGGCTTTAATGTTGTGATGATAGTTCACCGCCACGGTGTAGCCTTCGCGAGCCATCTGCAGCGCGGTGGCTTTCCCAATTCCGCGGCTGGCGCCGGTGACCAGTGCAATTGCCATTATCTTCTCCCAATAAAAAAGCCGGGTGGCGCTTACGCTTACCCGGCCTACAGTACGGCAAAGAAATTACTGGTATTCGCTCATCGGTACGCAGGAGCAGAACAGGTTACGGTCGCCGTAGACGTCATCGAGACGCTTCACGGTCGGCCAGTATTTGTTTGCCACGCCTGCCGGGAAGACCGCCAGCTCACGGGAGTAACCGTGGTTCCACTCTGCCACCATTTCGTGCTGGGTGTGCGGGGCGTTGACCAGCGGGTTATCTTCCAGCGTCCACTCGCCGTCCTGCACGCGGTCGATCTCCATGCGGATGGCCAGCATCGCGTCGATAAAGCGGTCCAGCTCGGCTTTGCTTTCAGACTCCGTTGGCTCCACCATCAGCGTGCCCGCAACCGGGAACGACATGGTTGGCGCGTGGAAGCCGTAGTCGATCAGGCGCTTGGCGATATCCAGCTCGCTGATGCCGGTCTGCTCTTTCAGCGGACGAATATCGAGGATGCACTCGTGCGCCACGCGACCGTCACGGCCGGTATAGAGCACCGGGAAGGCGGACTTCAGGCGAGTTGCAATATAGTTAGCGTTCAGGATCGCCACCTGGCTCGCCTGCTTCAGCCCTTCCGCGCCCATCATGCGGATGTACATCCAGCTGATTGGAAGGATAGAGGCGCTGCCGAACGGTGCCGCAGAGACCGCGCCCTGACGGGTTAGCATGCCTTCAATCTGCACCACGCTGTGGCCAGGCACAAACGGCGCCAGGTGCGCTTTCACGCCGATTGGGCCCATGCCCGGTCCGCCACCGCCGTGAGGGATGCAGAAGGTTTTGTGCAGGTTGAGGTGCGACACGTCCGCGCCGATAAAGCCCGGAGAGGTAATGCCCACCTGAGCGTTCATGTTCGCGCCGTCGAGGTAAACCTGACCGCCGAACTGGTGCACCACTTCGCACACTTCACGGATAGTCTCTTCGTACACGCCGTGGGTAGACGGGTAGGTCACCATGATGCAGGAGAGCTTGTCGCCCGCCTGCTCGGCTTTCGCGCGCAGGTCGGCCAGATCGATGTTGCCGTTCTTATCGCACGCCACCACAACGACTTCCATACCCGCCATCTGGGCAGAGGCCGGGTTGGTACCGTGGGCAGAGCTTGGGATCAGGCAGATATCGCGGTGACCTTCGTTGCGGCTTTCGTGATAGTGACGGATTGCCAGCAGGCCCGCATATTCACCCTGCGCGCCAGAGTTCGGCTGCATGCAGAGCGCGTCGTAGCCGGTCAGCTTCACCAGCCAGTCGGAAAGCTGGTTGATCATCATATGATAACCTTCCGCCTGCTCCGGCGGGCAGAACGGGTGCAGCTCGGAGAATTCAGGCCAGGTGATCGGGATCATCTCCGCCGC from Enterobacter dykesii encodes the following:
- the sdhE gene encoding FAD assembly factor SdhE — translated: MDINNKARIHWACRRGMRELDISIMPFFEYEYDSLSDDDKRLFVRLLESDDPDLFNWLMNHGKPADTELQRMVQLIQTRNRERGPVAI
- a CDS encoding protein YgfX; protein product: MVLWQSDLRVSWRSQWMSLLLHGLVAAFVLLMPWPLSYTPLWLLLLSFVVFDSVRSQRRINARQGEIKLLMDSRLRWQGKEWDILGMPWMLNCGMMLRLRKVDGGRCQHLWLAADSMDSAEWRDLRRMLLQQTTQG
- a CDS encoding MurR/RpiR family transcriptional regulator — its product is MFTHSAIASLNNLEMMVYNYVIKNRDKVMYMTIRELADAADVSTTTILRFCRKLNCEGYSEFRVRFKLYLEQNEPQQANFGASEIISFFKSVNNEEFDALLDKAVDIILSSERIIFVGAGTSGSLAKYGARFFSNIGKFSNHIDDPYFPVTNDMAKNALAIVLSVSGETEEILRFASQFSLHHCKVLSITSHEHSRLAKLADFNLSWHVPQTRIAGVYDITTQIPVIYILESLGRKLAKKLTE
- the bglA gene encoding 6-phospho-beta-glucosidase BglA yields the protein MKKLTLPKDFLWGGAVAAHQVEGGWNKGGKGPSICDVLTGGAHGVPREITQEVVPGKYYPNHEAIDFHGHYKEDIKLFAEMGFKCFRTSIAWTRIFPKGDETQPNEEGLKFYDDMFDELLKYNIEPVITLSHFEMPLHLVQEYGSWTNRKVVDFFVRFAEVVFERYKNKVKYWMTFNEINNQRNWRAPLFGYCCSGVVYTEHENPEETMYQVLHHQFVASALAVKAARRINPEMKVGCMLAMVALYPFSCKPEDVMFAQESMRERYVFTDVQLRGYYPSYVLNEWERRGFSIKMEAGDEQILREGTCDYLGFSYYMTNAVKAEGGTGDAISGFEGSVPNPHVKASDWGWQIDPVGLRYSLCELYERYQKPLFIVENGFGAYDKVEEDGSINDDYRIDYLRAHVEEMIKAVTHDGVDLMGYTPWGCIDCVSFTTGQYSKRYGFIYVNKHDDGTGDMSRSRKKSFNWYKEVIASNGEKL
- the trhA gene encoding PAQR family membrane homeostasis protein TrhA — protein: MVSRPLIAQGYSLAEEVANSISHGIGLVFGIVGLVLLLVQAVDANASAMAITSYSLYGGSMILLFLASTLYHAIPHQRAKMWLKKFDHCAIYLLIAGTYTPFLLVGLNSPLSRGLMIVIWSLALLGILFKLTIAHRFKVLSLVTYLTMGWLSLIVVYQLAIKLSVGGVTLLALGGVVYSLGVIFYVCKRIPYNHAIWHGFVLGGSVCHFLAIYLYVGQA
- a CDS encoding SDR family oxidoreductase produces the protein MAIALVTGASRGIGKATALQMAREGYTVAVNYHHNIKAATDVINQIVEAGGKAFAVRADISDEAQVLAMFDSLDREGEPLRALVNNAGILFEQSTIENLSAERINRVLATNVTGYFLCCREAVKRMSFKHGGKGGAIVNVSSAASRLGAPGEYVDYAASKGAVDSLTTGLSLEVAAQGIRVNCVRPGLIYTDIHASGGEPGRVDRVKSLLPMQRGGQPEEVAQAIVWLLSEKASYVTGSFIELAGGK
- the xerD gene encoding site-specific tyrosine recombinase XerD, with protein sequence MEKDLALIEQFLDALWLEKNLAENTLSAYRRDLTMLVEWLAHRGLSLASAQRDDLQALLGERIAGGYKATSSARLLSAMRRLFQHLYREKIREDDPSALLASPKLPQRLPKDLSEAQVERLLQSPAVDLPLELRDKAMLELLYATGLRVSELVGLTMSDISLRQGVVRVIGKGNKERLVPLGEEAVYWLETYLEHGRPWLLNGTSIDVLFPSQRAQQMTRQTFWHRIKHYATLAGIDSEKLSPHVLRHAFATHLLNHGADLRVVQMLLGHSDLSTTQIYTHVATERLRQLHQQHHPRA
- the fldB gene encoding flavodoxin FldB — protein: MNIGLFYGSSTCYTEMAAEKIRDIIGPELVTLHNLKDDAVALMEQYDVLILGIPTWDFGEIQEDWEANWAQLDSVNLDGKIIAMYGMGDQLGYGEWFLDALGMLHDKLAPKGVSFIGYWPTEGYEFTSKKPIIADGELFVGLALDETNQYDLSDERLQSWCEQILGEMAEKFS
- the ygfZ gene encoding tRNA-modifying protein YgfZ; this translates as MAFTPFSPRQPAASARLPLTLISLDDWALATLTGADAEKYLQGQVTADVSQMTEHQHLLAAHCDPKGKMWSNLRLFRRQDGFAFIERRSLQEAQLKELKKYAVFSKVTIAPDDEHVLLGVAGFQARAALKNLFSELPDAEKQVVSEGATSILWFEHPAERFLLVTDAATAEHVTEALRGEAQLNNSQQWLALNIEAGLPVIDAANSAQFIPQATNLQALGGISFKKGCYTGQEMVARAKFRGANKRALWTLAGHASRVPEAGEDLELKMGDNWRRTGTVLAAVQLDDGSLLVQAVMNNDMEADSVFRVRDDAKTLSIEPLPYSLEE